The following coding sequences are from one Mus pahari chromosome X, PAHARI_EIJ_v1.1, whole genome shotgun sequence window:
- the LOC110314091 gene encoding doublesex- and mab-3-related transcription factor C1-like, with amino-acid sequence MEPKDKAAVSCRPSTLECNTGNKTGAAAPPREPRLRGRANPPSRGHSCGTRTQVRDRSEALLAVGSEKKGHNAPGKRRQIRLPRXTVPRKQTKKTPAKGRGCATRENPVSQPEDLPPASPQEESPHGSQVYCWPSALSPLPCMSVPPQQQLVGPPSIELHGAYAVSNPCSSMIVLPCISTDHHHPLESQGSNASDQALECQETLEAAEALMTLKNSSWTWHQTHG; translated from the exons ATGGAACCAAAAGACAAAGCAGCCGTTTCCTGCCGGCCCTCCACCTTGGAATGCAACACGGGGAACAAGACTGGAGCAGCAGCACCTCCAAGGGAACCTAGGCTCAGAGGACGTGCAAATCCCCCTAGCAGAGGCCACAGTTGTGGCACCAGGACCCAAGTCAG GGACCGCAGTGAGGCCCTGCTGGCTGTGGGTTCTGAGAAAAAAGGGCATAATGCACCAGGAAAGAGACGCCAGATTCGGCTACCAAGAANGACTGTCCCCCGCAAACAGACCAAGAAGACCCCTGCCAAAGGAAGAGGTTGCG CTACAAGGGAGAACCCTGTGTCCCAGCCTGAAGACCTGCCTCCAGCAAGCCCCCAGGAG GAGAGCCCCCACGGGTCTCAAGTGTATTGCTGGCCCTCAGCACTTTCACCTCTGCCTTGCATGTCGGTGCCCCCACAGCAGCAGTTGGTGGGTCCCCCTTCCATAGAGCTTCATGGGGCTTATGCTGTGTCCAACCC ATGCTCAAGTATGATTGTCCTGCCATGCATCTCCACCGATCACCACCATCCACTGGAGTCACAG GGCTCCAATGCCTCTGACCAGGCCTTAGAGTGTCAGGAAACACTGGAGGCTGCTGAGGCCCTGATGACTCTGAAGAACTCTTCTTGGACCTGGCACCAGACCCACGGGTAA